A single genomic interval of Arthrobacter sp. NicSoilB8 harbors:
- a CDS encoding WecB/TagA/CpsF family glycosyltransferase gives MTDKVVLGGTPVDLVDPEAALDVILARAAGPGVRPLAVASVNLDHLHHFGTGGRWAGTLHADPASTADWLYLLDGAPLVAQSQRLTKRRWPRLAGSDLAAPLLARAEERGLRVGFLGGSEESHRLLAAKIAREHPRLKVAGMWSPCRDDLASAVASQRIAGSIASSAAQILFVGLGKPRQELWMDRYAGLTGAGVLLGFGAAVDFLAGRVSRAPQWVSDHGLEWGYRLALEPRRLAGRYLVDGPPAYLKLRTQSCTLPPTLPEHPSAGVPAERTPGRFTGPDGSADVAVVVVTYNSSRDINGLLTSLRAETRDLTLRVLVADNSSRDGTLGLVRRRHPDVIAFSTGGNLGYSAGINAAMRRAGDSAAVLVLNPDLRVEEGSLKTLQLRLQASRAGAVVPRLLDPTGALSPTLRREPSITRAVGDALLGRRAGTRPAWLATSDFDAESYAHPHPVQWATGAALMVRRAVADALPWDESYFLYSEEVDFFRRLRMLGETVWYEPAATMTHVGGGSGAAPELNALLAVNSVRYVRKYHSAAYAAAFHGAVVLSEALRCWKADRKGVLRTVLNEHLWARLPGPTSQVKVDDFPHGAVIIPAHNESQVIGRTLAPLAPLAAAGVIDVFVVCNGCVDDTAEIARGFDGVRVLEIEQASKSAALNAGDAAATVWPRLYLDADIEITPAAVRDVLAALAPGGLLAARPAVRFDLQEAHPLIHAYYGTRRRLPSARSGLWSAGAYGLSEQGHTRFAEFPNVIADDLFVDRLFTPSEKAVLDVEPVVVRPPRTPSAQLAVLNRVYRGNAQQNRMEGRRSTARGTLKEVAQSIHGPLSAVNAAVYLGFAVAGRRGSVPAGGWERDESSRRPAAASHDPLNSSHAGSHSVSGSGRTGTAGPVPVTGARPLQSGPAPAAPVG, from the coding sequence ATGACTGACAAAGTGGTTTTGGGCGGCACCCCCGTGGATCTTGTGGATCCGGAGGCGGCCCTGGACGTCATTCTGGCCAGGGCGGCCGGGCCCGGCGTCCGCCCGCTGGCCGTGGCGTCGGTGAACCTGGACCACCTCCATCATTTCGGCACCGGGGGACGCTGGGCGGGAACCCTGCACGCGGACCCCGCGAGCACGGCGGACTGGCTCTATCTGCTTGACGGCGCACCCCTTGTTGCCCAGTCCCAGCGGCTCACGAAGCGCCGCTGGCCACGCCTGGCCGGCAGCGACCTCGCGGCTCCGCTCTTGGCCCGCGCGGAAGAACGGGGGCTTCGGGTGGGCTTCCTTGGCGGGTCCGAAGAGAGCCACCGGCTCCTGGCGGCCAAAATCGCCCGGGAGCATCCGCGGCTCAAAGTCGCGGGAATGTGGTCGCCGTGCCGGGACGACCTCGCCTCCGCCGTCGCGTCGCAACGGATCGCCGGCAGCATTGCCAGCTCCGCTGCGCAGATCCTTTTCGTCGGCCTGGGCAAGCCCCGCCAGGAGCTCTGGATGGACCGGTACGCAGGGCTCACCGGCGCGGGCGTCCTCCTGGGCTTCGGTGCGGCCGTCGATTTCCTGGCCGGCAGGGTGAGCCGCGCACCGCAGTGGGTGAGCGACCACGGACTGGAATGGGGCTACCGGCTGGCCTTGGAGCCCCGGCGCCTGGCCGGACGCTACCTGGTCGACGGGCCTCCCGCGTACCTCAAGCTCCGGACGCAGTCCTGCACGCTTCCCCCCACCCTCCCTGAACACCCGAGCGCCGGCGTGCCCGCCGAGCGGACCCCCGGCCGTTTCACCGGGCCGGACGGATCGGCGGACGTCGCGGTCGTCGTCGTCACCTACAACAGTTCCCGGGACATCAACGGCCTGCTGACCAGCCTGCGCGCGGAAACGCGGGATCTGACCCTGCGCGTGCTGGTCGCGGACAACTCCTCCCGCGACGGGACCCTGGGGCTGGTCCGCCGCCGTCACCCGGACGTCATCGCCTTCTCCACCGGCGGCAACCTGGGATACTCCGCCGGCATCAACGCCGCCATGCGGCGGGCCGGCGACTCGGCCGCCGTCCTGGTGCTCAACCCCGACCTCCGCGTTGAAGAAGGCAGCCTGAAGACATTGCAGCTTCGACTCCAGGCCTCACGGGCCGGCGCCGTGGTTCCCCGGCTGCTCGATCCCACCGGGGCGCTCAGCCCTACGCTGCGCCGCGAACCAAGCATTACGCGGGCTGTCGGTGATGCCCTTTTGGGCCGGCGCGCTGGCACCCGGCCGGCGTGGCTCGCCACGAGCGACTTCGATGCGGAAAGCTACGCCCACCCCCACCCCGTCCAGTGGGCGACGGGCGCCGCGCTTATGGTGCGGCGTGCGGTGGCAGACGCGCTCCCGTGGGACGAATCGTATTTCCTGTACTCCGAAGAGGTCGATTTCTTCCGGCGGCTGCGGATGCTGGGGGAAACCGTCTGGTACGAACCTGCTGCGACCATGACCCATGTGGGTGGCGGATCCGGCGCGGCGCCGGAGCTGAATGCACTGCTGGCGGTCAACTCCGTCCGCTACGTCCGCAAATACCATTCGGCAGCCTACGCGGCTGCCTTCCACGGCGCCGTGGTGCTGTCCGAGGCTCTCCGGTGCTGGAAGGCCGACCGCAAGGGTGTACTGCGGACCGTCCTGAACGAACACCTCTGGGCCCGCCTGCCGGGGCCCACCTCGCAGGTGAAGGTTGACGACTTCCCGCACGGTGCGGTGATCATCCCGGCCCACAACGAGTCCCAGGTGATCGGCCGGACGCTGGCTCCGCTGGCTCCCCTGGCCGCAGCCGGAGTGATCGACGTGTTCGTGGTCTGCAACGGCTGCGTTGACGACACGGCCGAGATCGCGCGCGGATTCGACGGCGTGAGGGTGCTGGAGATTGAGCAGGCGTCCAAGTCCGCCGCCCTGAACGCCGGCGACGCCGCCGCCACCGTGTGGCCAAGGCTGTACTTGGATGCGGACATCGAGATCACCCCGGCTGCGGTCAGGGACGTACTGGCAGCCCTGGCTCCCGGTGGCCTCCTGGCGGCGCGCCCGGCAGTCCGGTTCGACCTGCAGGAGGCCCATCCGCTGATCCACGCCTACTACGGAACGCGCCGGCGGCTGCCGTCGGCACGGAGCGGGCTCTGGTCGGCGGGCGCCTATGGCCTCTCGGAGCAGGGACATACACGGTTTGCGGAGTTCCCCAATGTGATCGCCGACGACCTCTTCGTGGACCGTCTCTTCACGCCCTCGGAGAAAGCCGTCCTCGACGTGGAACCCGTGGTGGTGCGCCCCCCGCGAACCCCAAGTGCCCAGTTGGCCGTGCTCAACCGGGTCTACCGCGGCAACGCCCAGCAAAACCGCATGGAAGGACGGCGCAGTACGGCCCGCGGAACGCTCAAGGAAGTGGCGCAGTCCATCCACGGCCCGCTCTCCGCCGTCAACGCGGCAGTGTATCTGGGGTTCGCAGTGGCCGGCCGC
- a CDS encoding NeuD/PglB/VioB family sugar acetyltransferase, whose protein sequence is MDELLLIAASGLAREVLAAVRESGRSEVIGILDDDAGKTGAVVDGVRVLGPASDALRYPGAGVVVCVGSGAGRARIVDRLAGLGLPDRRYATVVDSLVRIPDGCGIGRGSVLLGHVTLTAGVTLGEHVVVMPGVTLTHDDVVEDFATFAAGVSLGGGVRIGRGAYLGMNASVREGASVGAGATIGMGAAVLADVPEDETWVGVPARLLRAGIASGTAA, encoded by the coding sequence ATGGATGAGCTGCTCCTCATCGCCGCGAGCGGCCTCGCCCGTGAAGTCCTCGCCGCCGTCCGGGAGAGCGGACGGTCCGAGGTCATTGGAATCCTCGACGACGACGCCGGCAAGACGGGAGCGGTCGTGGACGGCGTCCGCGTCCTGGGCCCGGCCAGTGATGCCCTCCGCTATCCGGGAGCCGGCGTGGTGGTCTGTGTCGGCTCCGGCGCCGGGCGCGCCCGGATCGTGGACCGGCTCGCCGGGCTCGGACTCCCGGACCGCAGGTACGCCACCGTTGTCGACTCGCTGGTCCGGATCCCGGACGGATGCGGGATCGGCCGCGGGAGCGTCCTGCTGGGCCATGTCACCCTGACCGCCGGGGTCACCCTGGGCGAGCATGTGGTGGTCATGCCCGGAGTGACGCTGACTCACGACGACGTCGTGGAGGACTTCGCCACGTTCGCGGCCGGGGTGTCGCTGGGCGGCGGTGTCAGAATCGGGCGCGGAGCCTACCTCGGCATGAACGCCAGCGTGCGGGAAGGCGCCTCGGTAGGGGCGGGCGCCACCATCGGCATGGGTGCAGCCGTCCTGGCCGACGTGCCGGAGGACGAGACCTGGGTGGGCGTGCCGGCACGGCTCCTGCGGGCCGGCATTGCGAGCGGAACGGCGGCCTAG
- a CDS encoding acyltransferase: MTTVADSADVADTASIGEGTRIWHLSQIREGAVLGKNCNIGRGAYVGPGVQVGDNCKLQNYALVYEPARLANGVFVGPAAVLTNDQHPRAITPDGTLKGSDDWVAVGVTIGEGASIGARAVCIAPVCIGEWATVAAGAVVTKDVPAFAVVAGVPARQMGWVGQAGHPLKQDDGGSWLCPVTGRRYVESNGQLQPEKIS; the protein is encoded by the coding sequence ATGACAACGGTGGCCGACTCGGCAGACGTGGCCGACACCGCCAGCATCGGCGAAGGCACCCGGATCTGGCATCTCTCCCAGATCCGCGAGGGCGCGGTTCTGGGCAAGAACTGCAACATCGGCCGGGGCGCGTACGTCGGACCCGGGGTGCAGGTCGGGGACAACTGCAAGCTGCAAAACTATGCGCTGGTCTATGAGCCCGCCCGCCTGGCCAACGGCGTTTTCGTCGGTCCCGCGGCAGTGCTGACCAACGATCAGCACCCGAGGGCCATCACCCCCGACGGTACGCTCAAGGGCTCCGATGACTGGGTGGCCGTGGGGGTCACCATCGGTGAAGGCGCCTCCATTGGTGCCCGCGCCGTGTGCATCGCTCCCGTCTGCATCGGCGAGTGGGCCACCGTGGCGGCAGGCGCCGTCGTGACCAAGGATGTGCCGGCTTTCGCCGTGGTTGCCGGCGTGCCCGCACGGCAGATGGGCTGGGTGGGTCAGGCCGGGCATCCGTTGAAGCAGGACGATGGCGGAAGCTGGCTGTGCCCGGTCACCGGGCGCCGTTACGTCGAATCCAACGGGCAGCTGCAGCCCGAGAAGATCTCCTGA